In one Trueperaceae bacterium genomic region, the following are encoded:
- a CDS encoding aminotransferase class III-fold pyridoxal phosphate-dependent enzyme, giving the protein MTDATDTKRAGAESSRGTADYLAAAAEHSSQLWHPNVVFVRGDGALIYDADGREYLDCMAGIAVASVGHANPRLADAVAAQARRLIVCPQNLGNDVRTDFTTKLFRYVRQPLNRVFFGNSGAEANEAALKWARVATGRSRFVAARHGFSGRTLGVLPLTWEPKYREPFAPYDTPVEFVPYNDVAALRAAVNDSTAAVLLEPIQGESGIRPATPEYLRAAREATTAAGALLVLDEIQTGVGRTGTFLASEEYGVAPDMVTLAKGLAGGVPIGALLMTDAVAAAMPKGGHGTTFGGNPLAAAAGLAVLEELEARDLMGAARRLGQRLMDGLRACGPKVAEVRGRGLLIGLELTVPAAPVIEALLAAGVVTIAGGGETIRFLPPLVITAEQVDEVISRTRAVLARA; this is encoded by the coding sequence ATGACCGACGCAACCGACACGAAGCGAGCCGGCGCCGAGTCGTCCCGCGGCACCGCCGACTACCTTGCCGCGGCGGCGGAACACTCGTCGCAGTTGTGGCATCCGAACGTGGTGTTCGTGCGGGGCGACGGCGCCCTCATCTACGACGCGGACGGACGCGAGTACCTCGACTGCATGGCCGGCATCGCCGTGGCCAGCGTGGGGCACGCCAACCCTCGCCTCGCCGACGCCGTGGCGGCGCAGGCGCGGCGCCTGATCGTGTGCCCCCAGAACCTGGGCAACGACGTCCGCACCGACTTCACGACCAAGCTGTTCCGGTACGTCAGGCAGCCACTCAACCGGGTCTTCTTCGGTAACTCGGGCGCCGAGGCGAACGAGGCGGCCCTGAAGTGGGCACGCGTCGCCACCGGTCGGAGCCGCTTCGTCGCGGCCCGCCACGGCTTCTCCGGCCGCACGCTCGGCGTGCTCCCCCTCACCTGGGAGCCCAAGTACCGCGAGCCGTTCGCGCCCTACGACACCCCGGTCGAGTTCGTCCCCTACAACGACGTCGCCGCGCTGCGGGCGGCGGTGAACGACTCGACGGCTGCCGTGCTGCTGGAGCCGATCCAGGGGGAGAGCGGCATCAGGCCCGCCACGCCCGAGTACCTGAGGGCGGCGCGCGAGGCCACCACGGCCGCCGGGGCGCTGCTGGTGCTCGACGAGATCCAGACCGGTGTCGGCCGGACGGGCACGTTCCTCGCGAGCGAGGAGTACGGGGTGGCCCCAGACATGGTCACGCTGGCGAAGGGACTCGCCGGCGGCGTGCCCATCGGGGCCTTGCTCATGACCGACGCCGTCGCGGCCGCCATGCCCAAGGGCGGCCACGGCACCACGTTCGGCGGGAACCCCCTGGCGGCGGCCGCCGGCCTGGCGGTCCTGGAGGAACTGGAGGCGCGCGACCTCATGGGGGCGGCGCGGCGCCTGGGTCAGAGGTTGATGGACGGGCTCCGCGCGTGCGGCCCGAAGGTGGCCGAGGTGCGCGGGCGCGGGCTGTTGATCGGCCTGGAACTCACTGTGCCCGCCGCGCCGGTCATCGAGGCGCTCTTGGCGGCCGGGGTGGTCACGATCGCCGGTGGCGGCGAGACCATCCGCTTCCTGCCGCCCCTCGTCATCACGGCCGAGCAGGTGGACGAGGTCATCTCCCGGACGCGCGCCGTGTTGGCGCGGGCGTGA
- a CDS encoding SagB family peptide dehydrogenase has translation MTQSKVRSLAAEFFDQTKYRRGLLPPSRTRVAPPFKVFANPAEVATLPAPQLKGGTGIWTALSRDRGGVAEGGRLKQAHLSQLLWSCAGFTYGRQRVHVTSQAVSSLECYVLAFNVQDLFAGVYHYNPRDHSLDQLKMGSVDAAFAECVLAPVDLAAQAAAVCFTGVPSRHRVADGGRMYRYLLLDAGAAAQELVLAGTALGLAVGYAADFYDDELAALLTVDGRGEVPLCFLTIGS, from the coding sequence GTGACCCAGAGCAAGGTCCGGTCCCTGGCGGCCGAGTTCTTCGATCAGACCAAGTACCGGCGGGGGCTGCTGCCCCCGTCTCGCACGCGCGTGGCGCCGCCGTTCAAGGTCTTCGCCAACCCGGCGGAGGTGGCCACCCTCCCCGCTCCCCAGCTGAAGGGCGGCACGGGCATCTGGACCGCACTGTCGCGCGACCGCGGCGGGGTCGCCGAGGGAGGCAGGCTCAAGCAGGCGCACCTGTCGCAACTGCTGTGGAGCTGCGCAGGCTTCACCTACGGCAGGCAGCGGGTTCACGTCACGTCGCAGGCCGTGTCGTCCCTCGAGTGTTACGTCCTGGCGTTCAACGTCCAGGACCTCTTCGCCGGGGTGTACCACTACAACCCGCGCGACCACAGCCTCGACCAGCTCAAGATGGGGTCCGTCGACGCCGCCTTCGCCGAGTGCGTCCTGGCGCCCGTCGACCTGGCCGCGCAGGCCGCCGCAGTCTGCTTCACGGGGGTGCCCTCGCGACACCGCGTCGCCGACGGCGGGCGCATGTACCGCTACCTACTCCTTGACGCCGGCGCAGCCGCGCAAGAGCTCGTGTTGGCCGGCACCGCCCTCGGCCTGGCCGTCGGGTACGCGGCCGACTTCTACGACGACGAGCTGGCCGCGCTGCTCACGGTCGACGGGCGGGGCGAGGTGCCGCTCTGCTTCCTGACCATCGGCTCGTGA
- the guaB gene encoding IMP dehydrogenase — protein MTVPAPLPRSRDASAKIVATALTFDDVLLVPAHSRVLPKEVDVSTRVTAGVGLNIPLVSAAMDTVTETQMAIAMARLGGIGVIHKKMSVELQAEMVRKVKRSESGMIVDPITLERHATLADAEDLMRAYSISGVPIVEADGRLVGILTNRDMRFETDMHRPVSEVMTSQGLVTVPVGTTLETAVGILRRHKIEKLLVVDAGGYLKGLITIKDITKRLEYPSAAKDELGRLRVAAAVGVGLDLEERAGALVEAGADLLVLDSAHGHSQGILDALAHVKANFAVEVVAGNVATAEGAAALVAAGADGVKVGVGPGSICTTRVVTGVGMPQLSAILEVAAVTREAGVTLVADGGIKYSGDIAKAIAAGADVVMVGSLLAGTSEAPGEEILRDGRRYKAYRGMGSLGAMAGGSADRYFQDSAEGRSKLVPEGIEGMVAYKGPVGDVIYQAVGGLRSAMGYCGTKDIAALKADARFVTITQASLVESHPHDVTITKDAPNYSLSYKG, from the coding sequence ATGACCGTACCCGCCCCACTGCCACGGAGCCGTGACGCCTCGGCGAAGATCGTCGCCACGGCGCTGACGTTCGACGACGTCCTGCTCGTCCCGGCCCACAGCCGCGTGTTGCCGAAGGAGGTCGACGTGTCGACGCGCGTGACGGCGGGCGTCGGCCTCAACATCCCCCTCGTGTCGGCGGCGATGGACACCGTGACCGAGACTCAGATGGCCATCGCCATGGCGCGCCTGGGCGGCATCGGCGTGATCCACAAGAAGATGAGCGTCGAGTTGCAGGCCGAGATGGTGCGCAAGGTGAAGCGCTCCGAGTCGGGCATGATAGTCGACCCCATCACCCTCGAGCGCCACGCCACCCTGGCCGACGCCGAGGATCTCATGCGCGCCTACTCCATCAGCGGCGTCCCGATCGTGGAGGCCGACGGCAGGCTCGTGGGCATCCTCACCAACCGCGACATGCGCTTCGAGACGGACATGCACCGCCCGGTCTCCGAGGTCATGACGTCGCAGGGGCTCGTCACCGTGCCCGTCGGAACGACGCTCGAGACGGCGGTCGGGATCCTGCGGCGGCACAAGATCGAGAAGCTCCTGGTGGTCGATGCCGGCGGCTACCTCAAGGGTCTGATCACCATCAAGGACATCACCAAGCGCCTCGAGTACCCGAGCGCCGCGAAGGACGAACTCGGCCGGTTGCGTGTGGCGGCCGCCGTCGGCGTCGGGCTAGACCTCGAGGAGCGCGCGGGCGCGCTCGTCGAGGCCGGCGCCGACCTGCTGGTGCTCGATAGCGCCCACGGCCATAGCCAGGGAATCCTCGACGCCCTCGCTCACGTGAAGGCGAACTTCGCCGTCGAGGTCGTCGCGGGCAACGTCGCCACGGCCGAGGGGGCGGCCGCCCTCGTGGCGGCCGGTGCCGACGGCGTGAAGGTGGGCGTCGGTCCCGGCAGCATCTGCACCACGCGCGTCGTCACGGGGGTCGGCATGCCGCAGCTGAGCGCCATCCTGGAGGTGGCAGCCGTCACCCGCGAGGCGGGCGTGACGCTCGTCGCAGACGGCGGCATCAAGTACTCGGGCGACATCGCCAAGGCGATCGCGGCGGGTGCCGACGTCGTAATGGTCGGCTCGTTGCTCGCCGGCACGAGCGAGGCGCCGGGCGAGGAGATCCTCAGGGACGGGCGCCGCTACAAGGCGTACCGCGGCATGGGCAGCCTCGGGGCCATGGCCGGGGGAAGCGCCGACCGCTACTTCCAGGACAGCGCCGAGGGGCGCTCCAAGCTCGTGCCCGAGGGCATCGAGGGCATGGTGGCCTACAAGGGTCCCGTCGGCGACGTCATCTATCAGGCCGTGGGCGGGCTGCGCTCCGCCATGGGGTACTGCGGCACCAAGGACATCGCGGCACTCAAGGCCGACGCGCGCTTCGTGACGATCACCCAGGCGTCGCTCGTCGAGTCGCACCCCCACGACGTGACCATCACGAAGGACGCTCCCAACTACTCGCTCTCCTACAAGGGATAG
- a CDS encoding acyl-CoA thioesterase: MELRVRFVETDQMGVVHHSAYVPWFEAGRVEWLRRRGLSYREMEDTGLSLAVARLEVDYRAACYFDDLLEVATTLTEVRSRSVAFAYRVLRPADRTLVATATTRHVPTDASGRAVRVPERWLTPLVVLLERDP; encoded by the coding sequence ATGGAGCTAAGGGTCAGGTTCGTCGAGACCGATCAGATGGGCGTGGTGCACCACAGCGCCTACGTGCCGTGGTTCGAGGCGGGGCGCGTGGAGTGGTTGCGCCGGCGCGGCTTGAGCTACCGCGAGATGGAGGATACCGGCCTGTCGTTGGCGGTGGCGCGCCTCGAGGTCGACTACCGGGCCGCCTGCTACTTCGACGACCTGCTCGAGGTCGCCACGACGCTGACGGAGGTGCGCAGTCGCAGCGTCGCCTTCGCCTACCGTGTTCTGAGGCCGGCCGACCGGACCCTGGTCGCGACCGCGACGACACGCCACGTGCCCACGGACGCGAGCGGCAGGGCCGTCCGCGTCCCGGAACGGTGGCTCACGCCGCTCGTCGTGCTCCTGGAGCGCGACCCCTGA